The following proteins are co-located in the Pedobacter sp. FW305-3-2-15-E-R2A2 genome:
- the bglX gene encoding beta-glucosidase BglX: MRKATYLFFLAALFSLSSGFAQQKKAVAAADQKMNAFIKNLLSKMTLEEKIGQLNLLTGGEATTGSVVSTGVESKIKNGQVGGIFSLTTPARIRKAQEIAVNQTRLKIPIIFGQDVIHGYKTTFPIPLALSCSWDMALIEKTARIAAVEATADGLNWTFSPMVDISRDPRWGRISEGSGEDTYLGSEIAKAMVKGYQGDDLSKYNTMMACVKHFALYGAAESGRDYNTTDMSLHRMYNEYLPPYKAAVDAGAGSVMTSFNDINGVPATANKWLMTDLLRKQWGFDGFVVTDYTAVNELIDHGLGDLQAVSALSINAGVEMDMVGEGFLTTLKKSVQEGKVKEQQITNACRLVLEAKYKLGLFDDPFRYCSEERAKNEILTPEHLKVARETATQSFVLLKNQGQILPLKKTGTVALIGPLANTGSNMPGTWSVNSDLKNTISLLEGLKANAGADLKILHSMGANLLTDPEYQKRATMFGRDIPRDSRTEEEMINEAVATAKKSDVVVAALGESSEMSGESSSRTNLDIPEPQKRLLQALLKTGKPVVLVLFTGRPLTLKWEDENVPAILNVWFGGTEAANAISDVLFGKVNPSGKLTATFPQNVGQIPLYYSQKSTGRPLEEGKWFSKFRSNYLDVSNEPLYPFGYGLSYTTFDYSNLKLSKTKFKAGETITATITVKNTGAVEGKEVVQMYIRDLVGSITRPVKELKGFQKINLKAGESKDISFKISVEDLKFYNADLKFVAEPGDFKIFIGTNSRDNSEAPFQLTL; encoded by the coding sequence ATGAGAAAAGCGACTTACTTATTTTTTCTGGCCGCACTTTTTAGTCTGAGCTCCGGCTTTGCACAACAAAAGAAAGCGGTAGCAGCGGCCGATCAAAAGATGAATGCCTTTATTAAAAACCTCCTGTCAAAAATGACACTGGAGGAAAAAATCGGACAACTCAACCTGCTGACTGGCGGAGAAGCGACCACTGGTTCTGTAGTAAGTACAGGTGTAGAGAGCAAAATTAAAAACGGACAGGTAGGAGGAATTTTCTCTTTGACTACCCCTGCCAGAATCCGTAAAGCACAGGAAATTGCCGTAAATCAGACCCGTTTAAAAATTCCAATCATCTTTGGTCAGGATGTGATTCATGGTTATAAAACTACTTTCCCTATTCCACTGGCCTTGTCTTGCAGCTGGGATATGGCACTCATCGAGAAAACAGCGAGGATTGCTGCTGTTGAAGCTACTGCTGATGGTCTAAACTGGACCTTCTCCCCTATGGTAGACATTTCCAGAGATCCGCGCTGGGGCAGAATTTCTGAAGGATCAGGAGAAGATACTTACCTGGGTTCAGAAATTGCAAAAGCAATGGTTAAAGGATATCAGGGCGATGACTTGTCTAAATACAATACCATGATGGCTTGTGTAAAACACTTCGCTTTATATGGCGCTGCCGAGTCGGGAAGAGATTACAACACCACAGACATGAGTCTGCACAGGATGTACAATGAATATTTACCCCCATATAAAGCAGCAGTCGATGCAGGTGCAGGAAGCGTAATGACCTCTTTTAACGACATCAACGGGGTTCCTGCTACCGCCAATAAATGGTTAATGACCGACTTATTGCGCAAGCAATGGGGATTTGACGGTTTTGTCGTAACCGACTATACCGCCGTAAATGAGTTAATCGATCATGGACTAGGCGACTTACAAGCCGTTTCTGCTCTTTCCATCAATGCAGGAGTAGAAATGGACATGGTAGGTGAAGGATTTTTAACCACCCTGAAAAAATCAGTTCAGGAAGGAAAAGTTAAGGAACAACAAATCACCAATGCCTGCAGACTGGTACTGGAAGCAAAATACAAACTGGGTTTATTTGATGATCCATTCCGTTATTGCAGTGAAGAACGTGCAAAAAATGAAATCCTGACTCCGGAGCACCTAAAGGTAGCCCGCGAAACTGCGACTCAAAGTTTTGTTTTGTTAAAAAATCAGGGGCAAATCTTACCGCTTAAGAAAACAGGTACAGTGGCCCTGATTGGTCCACTGGCAAATACCGGAAGCAATATGCCGGGAACCTGGAGTGTAAACAGTGATTTAAAAAACACCATTTCTCTTTTGGAAGGACTAAAAGCCAATGCAGGTGCTGACCTTAAAATCTTACACAGCATGGGTGCCAATTTATTGACCGATCCTGAATATCAGAAAAGAGCAACCATGTTTGGCCGTGACATTCCAAGAGATAGCCGTACTGAAGAGGAGATGATCAATGAAGCAGTAGCTACTGCTAAAAAGTCTGACGTTGTTGTTGCCGCCCTTGGCGAAAGTTCTGAAATGAGCGGAGAAAGCTCCAGTCGGACCAACCTTGACATCCCTGAGCCTCAAAAAAGATTATTGCAGGCCCTGTTAAAAACTGGAAAACCAGTGGTACTGGTACTGTTCACCGGAAGACCATTGACCCTGAAATGGGAAGATGAAAATGTTCCTGCCATCTTAAACGTCTGGTTTGGTGGTACAGAGGCAGCGAATGCCATTTCAGATGTCCTGTTTGGAAAAGTAAACCCATCCGGTAAACTAACGGCTACTTTCCCACAAAATGTAGGTCAGATTCCACTTTATTACAGCCAGAAAAGCACTGGCCGTCCTTTAGAAGAAGGAAAATGGTTCTCGAAATTCCGTTCCAATTACCTGGATGTGAGCAATGAGCCTTTGTATCCTTTCGGATATGGCCTGAGCTACACTACTTTCGACTACAGCAATCTTAAACTGAGCAAAACTAAGTTCAAAGCTGGCGAAACCATTACCGCCACCATCACCGTTAAAAATACAGGTGCAGTAGAAGGTAAAGAGGTGGTTCAAATGTACATCAGAGATCTGGTGGGCAGCATTACCCGCCCGGTTAAGGAATTAAAAGGTTTTCAAAAGATCAATTTAAAAGCCGGAGAAAGCAAAGACATTAGTTTCAAAATTTCTGTAGAGGACCTGAAGTTCTACAATGCAGATTTGAAATTTGTTGCCGAACCTGGTGATTTTAAAATATTCATAGGAACGAACTCCAGAGATAACTCGGAAGCACCCTTCCAGCTGACACTTTAG
- a CDS encoding GDSL-type esterase/lipase family protein, translating into MKRFYYFLVLLSISCGTAIAQEKPAFWKEIQDFKHKDSISMPPKNGVLFVGSSSFEKWKELETVFKDYQAINRGFGGSTLAQANYYVADLVYPYQPRQVVIYSGENDIAMDGVSALETLNRFARFFTSVRNKFPDVPVLYLSIKNSPSRTKFSATNTHTNALIKEYLSHYKNAQFLDVNSKMLKNNALRPELFLEDMLHMNPEGYAIWIKAITPYLIK; encoded by the coding sequence ATGAAGCGATTTTATTATTTCCTGGTTTTATTAAGCATTAGTTGCGGAACAGCAATAGCGCAGGAAAAACCAGCCTTCTGGAAGGAGATCCAGGATTTTAAACACAAAGACAGCATTTCCATGCCCCCAAAAAACGGGGTTCTGTTTGTAGGTAGTTCTTCATTTGAGAAATGGAAAGAGCTGGAAACCGTCTTTAAAGATTATCAGGCCATCAACAGAGGTTTTGGTGGTTCTACCCTCGCCCAGGCCAACTATTATGTGGCCGATCTGGTCTATCCTTATCAACCGCGTCAGGTAGTAATTTATAGCGGTGAGAATGACATCGCCATGGATGGTGTCAGTGCACTGGAAACTTTAAACAGGTTTGCCCGTTTCTTTACCAGCGTCAGAAATAAATTCCCGGATGTTCCGGTCTTATATCTTTCCATAAAAAACAGCCCCTCCAGAACTAAGTTTTCTGCCACCAACACACATACCAATGCGCTGATCAAAGAATACCTGAGTCATTATAAAAACGCACAGTTTCTGGATGTAAACAGCAAAATGTTAAAAAATAATGCACTTCGTCCGGAGCTTTTTCTGGAAGATATGCTCCACATGAACCCGGAGGGATATGCCATCTGGATCAAAGCCATTACCCCTTACCTGATTAAATAA
- a CDS encoding family 43 glycosylhydrolase has product MSNRKHLTIFMFCFLQSIMAFAQQKQTTYCNPVNLDYGYTPIPNFATQGKHRATADPVIVNYKGDYYLFSTNQWGYWWSPDLNNWTFVSKSFLRPEHKVYDDLCAPSVWIQGDTMLVFGSTYSRNFPIWMSTNPKGNDWKEAVHEFEIGGWDPAHFVDEDGKLYMYNGSSNVYPLYGVELNRKTFQPIGTRKELLLLNPDRFGWQRFGENLDNTFLDPFMEGAWMTKHNGKYYLQYGAPATEFSGYADGVAIGKTPLGPFEHQSLPFSYKPGGFARGAGHGATFQDNWKNYWHVSTMVLGVKNNFERRIGIWPAGFDKDDVMYMDAAFGDYPHYLPNKATDHLKSGFTGWMLLNYNKPVSVSSTLGNYNANNAVDENIRTYWSAASDQKGEWIQSDLGTLSTVNAVQINYADQNAAFLGKQQGTHHQYKLWYSVDGRSWKMLADKSNNKKDVPHDYVELEKPVKARFIKLENIHMPTGKFAISGLRVFGNSNLPKPEMVKDFIVLRTEKDKRSAWIKWQMSNDAYAYNIYLGTEPDKLYNCIMVHNANEYWFKGMDKEKTYYFSIEAINESGLSERTKVQTIN; this is encoded by the coding sequence ATGTCTAATAGAAAACACTTAACGATTTTCATGTTTTGCTTCCTGCAAAGCATCATGGCATTTGCACAGCAAAAACAAACCACCTATTGTAATCCGGTTAACCTGGACTACGGTTACACCCCTATCCCAAACTTTGCCACTCAGGGAAAACACAGAGCCACGGCTGATCCCGTAATTGTCAACTATAAAGGAGACTATTATTTGTTTTCCACCAACCAATGGGGCTATTGGTGGAGTCCGGACCTGAACAACTGGACCTTTGTTTCCAAATCATTTTTAAGACCGGAACATAAAGTATACGATGACCTGTGTGCCCCTTCTGTTTGGATACAGGGTGATACCATGCTTGTTTTCGGTTCTACCTATTCCAGGAACTTTCCCATCTGGATGAGTACCAATCCTAAGGGTAACGACTGGAAAGAAGCGGTTCATGAATTTGAAATTGGCGGATGGGACCCTGCACATTTTGTGGATGAGGACGGAAAATTATACATGTATAATGGCAGCAGCAATGTCTATCCACTCTATGGTGTAGAACTCAATAGAAAAACATTCCAGCCCATAGGAACAAGAAAAGAACTGTTACTCCTGAACCCAGACCGCTTTGGCTGGCAACGCTTCGGAGAAAATCTGGACAATACTTTCCTCGACCCTTTTATGGAAGGTGCCTGGATGACCAAACACAATGGCAAATATTACCTCCAATATGGTGCACCTGCGACAGAATTCAGCGGTTATGCCGATGGTGTAGCCATTGGAAAAACACCACTCGGACCATTCGAACATCAGTCGCTCCCTTTCTCTTATAAACCCGGAGGCTTTGCCCGCGGCGCCGGACATGGAGCCACTTTCCAGGACAACTGGAAAAATTACTGGCATGTTTCAACGATGGTATTGGGTGTTAAAAACAATTTTGAAAGACGTATCGGCATCTGGCCGGCAGGCTTCGATAAAGACGACGTGATGTACATGGATGCCGCTTTTGGAGATTACCCTCATTACCTTCCCAATAAAGCCACAGATCATTTAAAAAGCGGCTTCACGGGATGGATGTTACTCAACTATAACAAGCCGGTAAGTGTATCCTCTACGCTGGGGAATTACAATGCCAATAATGCGGTCGACGAAAACATCAGAACCTATTGGAGTGCCGCTTCTGATCAAAAAGGAGAATGGATCCAGTCTGACCTCGGCACCCTTTCCACCGTAAATGCGGTACAGATTAATTATGCGGATCAGAATGCTGCCTTTTTAGGGAAACAACAAGGCACACACCATCAATATAAACTCTGGTATTCTGTGGATGGACGCAGCTGGAAAATGCTCGCTGATAAAAGCAACAATAAAAAAGATGTGCCACACGATTATGTGGAACTGGAAAAACCCGTCAAAGCCAGGTTCATCAAACTCGAAAATATTCACATGCCGACCGGAAAATTTGCCATCAGCGGATTGAGGGTTTTCGGAAACAGCAACCTTCCCAAACCGGAAATGGTCAAAGATTTCATCGTCCTGAGAACGGAAAAAGATAAACGTAGCGCCTGGATCAAATGGCAAATGTCAAACGATGCCTATGCCTACAACATCTACCTTGGAACAGAACCGGATAAATTATACAACTGCATTATGGTTCACAATGCAAACGAATATTGGTTTAAAGGAATGGATAAAGAAAAAACTTATTATTTCAGTATTGAGGCCATTAATGAAAGTGGCCTTTCCGAAAGAACAAAAGTGCAGACGATTAATTAA
- a CDS encoding glucoamylase family protein, which produces MKRNLRYICLMLLVICSFNEVNAQKKNPEGIKPELKIQKNLTDNQLLDLVQKQTFRYFWDFAHPVSGMARERSNVAFEYGNEVVTTGGTGFGIMATIVASERKFITREQAAARTKKIVDFLWKADMFHGAFPHWLNGETGKTIRFSPKDDGADIVETSFLFQGLLTARQYYTADNATERDIRNKILWMWEGIEWNWFTQNQNVLYWHWSPNNGWSMNHQIRGYNECLMTYVLAASAPKYAIDKKVYDEGWAMSNTFFNGKKFNDITLPLGFDGGGPLFFSHYSYLGLDPRGLKDKYADYWEQNKNHTLINRAYCIENPKNYKGYSAKSWGLTASDSWQGYAAHSPTEDLGVITPTAALSAFPYTPEYSMQALRHFYEDMGDQLWTEYGFADAFSEQHKWVAKSHLAIDQGPIIVMIENYRTGLLWKLFMSSPDVQKGLTKLGFSTPAIK; this is translated from the coding sequence ATGAAAAGAAACTTACGCTATATCTGCTTAATGCTCCTCGTTATTTGCTCATTTAACGAGGTCAATGCACAAAAGAAAAATCCTGAAGGCATCAAGCCAGAACTAAAAATACAAAAAAATTTAACCGACAACCAGTTATTGGATCTCGTACAAAAACAAACCTTCCGTTATTTCTGGGACTTTGCACATCCGGTAAGTGGAATGGCGCGTGAGCGTAGCAATGTTGCCTTTGAATACGGAAATGAAGTAGTCACTACCGGAGGAACCGGTTTTGGCATCATGGCTACGATCGTCGCTTCAGAACGTAAGTTTATTACCCGGGAACAAGCCGCTGCCAGAACGAAAAAGATCGTAGACTTCCTTTGGAAAGCCGATATGTTTCATGGCGCATTCCCGCATTGGCTAAATGGCGAAACCGGAAAAACCATCCGCTTCAGCCCTAAAGACGATGGTGCTGATATCGTAGAAACCTCTTTTCTCTTCCAGGGATTGTTAACGGCGCGTCAATATTACACTGCAGACAATGCTACGGAAAGAGACATCAGAAATAAAATATTATGGATGTGGGAAGGCATAGAATGGAATTGGTTCACCCAAAATCAGAATGTACTTTACTGGCATTGGAGCCCAAACAACGGCTGGAGCATGAACCACCAGATCAGGGGATATAACGAATGCCTGATGACCTATGTCCTTGCAGCCTCTGCACCGAAATATGCCATTGATAAAAAAGTTTATGACGAAGGATGGGCAATGAGCAATACCTTCTTCAATGGCAAGAAATTCAATGACATTACTCTTCCCTTAGGCTTTGATGGCGGCGGCCCATTATTCTTCTCACATTATTCTTACCTCGGGCTAGATCCAAGAGGGTTAAAAGACAAATACGCAGACTATTGGGAACAAAATAAAAACCATACCCTTATCAATAGAGCTTACTGCATTGAAAATCCTAAAAACTACAAAGGATACAGCGCAAAAAGCTGGGGCTTAACGGCGAGCGATAGCTGGCAGGGTTATGCGGCTCATTCTCCCACGGAAGATCTGGGTGTCATCACTCCTACCGCAGCTTTATCTGCATTTCCTTATACACCGGAATACTCCATGCAGGCATTAAGACATTTTTACGAAGACATGGGTGATCAGCTCTGGACAGAATATGGATTTGCAGACGCTTTTAGTGAACAGCATAAATGGGTGGCCAAATCTCACCTTGCCATTGATCAGGGACCTATTATTGTCATGATTGAAAACTACCGGACCGGCTTATTGTGGAAACTGTTCATGAGCAGTCCGGATGTACAAAAAGGGTTAACAAAACTGGGCTTTAGCACGCCCGCAATTAAGTAA
- a CDS encoding glucoamylase family protein, with the protein MTLRHYLYSCALLLLLSCSKKDTPIPVEPIKPPTGSFTFTALKVNELFSGFSYFGLNTSPVFKVSFSGPVDKTSVASAILIKDKDGNTVKTEITYENNDQNLIIKPVSPLKPVSKYFLDVQTNLKAGTGANLNSSITVNFITQVDPSDKFPLISDDELLTLVQKQTFKYFWDFAHPNSGLSRERNTSGNLVTSGGSGFGIMALITGVHRNFISRSEGLGRMQKIVAFLKDKAQRFHGAYPHWLDGNTGAVIPFSPKDNGADLVETSFLMQGMLSARQFFNNPDPIETALRKDISTIYNEVEWDWFRKDNSNTLYWHWSPTLGWDMNMPIKGWNEALITYVLAASSTTHGIPKNVYDNGWANNGSMKNGGNFYNVQLPLGPVNGGPLFFSHYSFLGINPIGLKDAYADYEAQTKAHSLIHYNYAKANPKNFYGYGESCWGLTASDDINGYLAHEPNNDNGVISPTAALSSFPYTPVESMQALKYFYYKLGDKIWSGYGFTDAFSLHDAWFASSTLAIDQGPIIIMIENHRSKLLWNLFMSAPEVKAGMEKLGFTSPNL; encoded by the coding sequence ATGACTCTACGACATTATCTCTATTCCTGTGCCTTACTGCTTTTGTTATCTTGTTCTAAGAAGGATACCCCTATTCCCGTTGAGCCCATAAAGCCGCCAACAGGTTCATTTACCTTTACAGCGTTAAAAGTAAATGAGCTTTTTAGTGGCTTCAGCTATTTCGGATTAAATACCAGTCCGGTATTTAAGGTTTCCTTCTCCGGTCCTGTTGATAAAACTTCGGTAGCAAGTGCCATTCTGATTAAAGATAAAGATGGAAATACTGTCAAAACAGAAATCACTTATGAGAACAATGATCAGAATCTGATCATCAAGCCGGTCAGCCCCTTAAAACCGGTCAGCAAATATTTCCTGGATGTACAAACGAATTTAAAAGCGGGAACAGGGGCGAATTTAAATAGTTCCATCACCGTAAATTTCATCACCCAGGTTGATCCCTCAGATAAATTCCCTTTGATCAGCGACGACGAACTCCTGACCCTGGTTCAAAAACAAACCTTCAAATATTTCTGGGATTTTGCACATCCAAACAGCGGGCTTTCCAGAGAAAGAAATACGTCTGGTAACCTGGTTACTTCAGGAGGATCCGGCTTTGGCATTATGGCGCTAATTACAGGTGTCCACAGGAACTTCATCAGCCGTAGCGAAGGACTTGGCAGAATGCAAAAAATCGTCGCTTTTCTAAAAGATAAAGCACAACGTTTTCATGGCGCTTATCCACATTGGCTGGATGGAAATACAGGCGCAGTGATACCATTCAGTCCAAAAGACAATGGAGCAGATCTGGTAGAAACTTCATTCCTAATGCAAGGCATGCTTAGTGCCAGACAATTTTTCAATAACCCTGACCCTATAGAAACTGCATTAAGAAAAGACATTAGCACCATCTACAATGAAGTAGAATGGGATTGGTTCAGAAAGGACAATTCCAATACCCTCTACTGGCATTGGAGTCCAACCTTGGGTTGGGATATGAATATGCCCATCAAAGGGTGGAATGAAGCCTTGATTACCTATGTTCTGGCCGCTTCCTCTACCACACATGGCATCCCAAAAAATGTTTATGACAACGGATGGGCAAATAACGGAAGTATGAAAAATGGAGGTAACTTTTATAATGTACAATTACCACTGGGACCGGTTAATGGCGGGCCCTTATTCTTTTCACACTATTCCTTCCTTGGAATCAATCCTATAGGCCTTAAAGATGCTTATGCAGATTATGAAGCCCAAACAAAGGCGCATAGTCTGATCCATTACAATTACGCCAAAGCAAACCCGAAGAACTTCTATGGTTACGGAGAAAGCTGCTGGGGGCTGACTGCAAGTGACGACATCAACGGATATCTGGCTCATGAACCTAACAACGACAATGGTGTCATCTCACCTACCGCTGCCCTTTCCTCCTTTCCTTATACTCCGGTAGAATCCATGCAGGCTTTAAAATATTTTTATTACAAACTTGGCGATAAAATCTGGTCAGGCTACGGCTTCACAGATGCGTTTTCCTTACATGATGCCTGGTTCGCAAGCTCTACATTGGCCATTGATCAGGGCCCAATCATCATTATGATTGAAAACCACCGCAGCAAATTGTTATGGAACTTATTTATGAGCGCTCCTGAAGTAAAAGCAGGAATGGAAAAACTCGGCTTTACCAGCCCCAATTTATAA
- a CDS encoding LamG domain-containing protein — protein sequence MKTNLSYIVSALALSFAVSSCTKKFEPSSYAPALNIGGYSSSKQVASANLIAQWSFDDSTIDSVSKTAGTPTGTSFSAGVKGKALQVAANGYVVSNTPTDVQNLKSFTTMLWFKSDLNTVATGLIDIANSAAGWGNLTIFLENGGDATKGLIKFHINSNSKEAWSEVYTVPSPWKKWNHLALSYNQATSDFTLYLNGSKIGNALNVPNYGPITFQNAAKMVFGTLQFQTTPSLSTTAGKESWAGSLIGQLDEVKIFNKALTVDEISSITKLEGRGK from the coding sequence ATGAAAACAAACTTATCATATATTGTGTCGGCCTTAGCGCTTTCTTTTGCGGTTTCCTCCTGCACAAAAAAATTCGAACCTTCCAGTTATGCCCCCGCATTAAATATTGGCGGTTATTCCAGCTCCAAGCAGGTAGCCTCCGCTAATTTAATTGCACAGTGGTCTTTTGATGATAGTACCATCGACAGTGTTTCCAAAACGGCAGGTACACCTACGGGTACTTCCTTCTCTGCTGGTGTAAAAGGAAAAGCGTTACAGGTAGCAGCAAATGGCTATGTCGTTTCAAATACCCCCACTGATGTACAAAACTTGAAAAGCTTTACCACGATGCTATGGTTTAAGTCGGACCTCAACACCGTAGCAACGGGACTTATTGACATTGCGAACTCCGCTGCAGGATGGGGAAATCTTACCATCTTTCTTGAAAATGGTGGCGATGCAACAAAAGGTTTGATTAAATTCCATATCAACAGCAATAGCAAGGAAGCCTGGTCTGAGGTTTATACGGTACCGAGTCCATGGAAAAAATGGAATCACCTGGCCCTGAGTTACAATCAGGCCACTTCAGATTTTACGCTTTATTTAAATGGAAGTAAAATCGGTAACGCACTCAATGTTCCTAACTACGGACCAATTACCTTCCAAAACGCCGCCAAGATGGTGTTCGGAACCCTTCAGTTCCAAACCACACCTAGTCTGTCAACAACTGCAGGCAAGGAGTCATGGGCAGGATCTTTAATAGGGCAGTTAGACGAGGTGAAAATCTTTAACAAAGCACTTACTGTAGATGAAATCAGTTCTATTACTAAATTAGAAGGAAGAGGAAAATAA